One genomic region from Gemmatimonadales bacterium encodes:
- a CDS encoding glucan 1,4-alpha-glucosidase: MGESFAPGWPGIPARWTSSAKSGVGTALSEASELWFTLSHGVINEVYYPRVDRACTRDMGFIVTDGRGFMSEEKRQASHEVESIVPGVPAYRLRNICLEHRYIIEKDILTDPQRPALLQRTRFSALGGKRQDYRLHVLLAPHLGNRGAGNTAWIDEHKGIPMLFAERAGTALALASSVPWFNRSAGFVGTSDGWKDLTTNNAMQWSYTRAENGNVALTGGIEIPPDGEFLLVLAFGSDAAEAGHRARAALHDGFEMAHATYLRQWDAWQDRLIRLDDHRRDDPLDRYRVSTIVMRSHEASTFPGGMIASLSVPWGFSKGDEDLGGYHLVWPRDLVEIGGGLLAAGANAEVRRILAYLQTTQEADGHWGQNMWIDGTPYWNGIQMDETALPILLVDLALREGAIGDPDLARFWPMIRRAAGYIVRNGPVSPQDRWEEDPGYSPFTVAVEIAALLVAAEAADRAGEPDAARYLRETADGWNACIDHWMYASGAERGAHFDVDGYYVRVAPVDGEDGDSRLQSSISVRNVPACDADVAACDLISCDALALVRFGLRKPDDPRIVSTLRLIDQLLKVDTPSGPAWRRYNGDGYGEHADGSPFNGTGIGRAWPLLTGERAHYELAAGHTAEAMRLLGAFESFASDGGLFPEQTWDAADIPERELYFGRPAGSAMPLVWAHAEYVKLRRSLRDGTIFDLPPQTVQRYLVDETPSHFAAWRFSHKLHSMTAGQLLRIETTAAAVVHWSRDGWATHADTPTTDSTFDMQIADLATGDVAAGGEIVFTLYWTEARRWEGVDFTVTIVRPDSEGR; the protein is encoded by the coding sequence ATGGGCGAGTCGTTTGCTCCGGGGTGGCCGGGAATTCCCGCGCGATGGACGTCGAGCGCCAAGAGCGGCGTCGGCACGGCGCTGAGCGAGGCGAGCGAGCTCTGGTTCACGTTGAGCCACGGCGTGATCAACGAGGTGTATTACCCGCGCGTCGACCGCGCCTGCACCCGCGACATGGGATTCATCGTCACCGACGGTCGCGGCTTCATGTCGGAGGAGAAGCGACAGGCCTCGCACGAAGTCGAATCGATCGTCCCCGGCGTGCCGGCCTACCGACTGCGCAACATCTGCCTCGAACACCGCTATATCATCGAAAAAGACATCCTCACCGATCCGCAGCGGCCGGCGCTGCTGCAGCGCACCCGCTTCAGCGCCCTCGGCGGCAAACGCCAGGATTACCGGCTGCATGTCCTGCTGGCGCCGCACCTCGGCAACCGTGGCGCCGGCAACACCGCATGGATCGACGAGCACAAGGGCATTCCGATGCTCTTCGCCGAGCGGGCGGGAACGGCGCTCGCGCTGGCGTCGTCGGTGCCGTGGTTCAACCGGTCGGCGGGATTTGTCGGCACGTCGGATGGCTGGAAGGATCTGACCACCAACAACGCGATGCAGTGGAGTTACACGCGCGCGGAGAACGGCAATGTGGCGCTCACCGGCGGGATCGAGATTCCGCCCGACGGAGAATTTCTCCTGGTACTCGCGTTCGGCTCCGACGCCGCCGAGGCGGGGCATCGCGCGCGCGCTGCGCTGCATGATGGCTTCGAAATGGCGCATGCGACCTACTTGCGCCAGTGGGACGCATGGCAGGATCGGCTGATTCGCCTCGACGACCATCGCCGCGACGATCCGCTCGATCGCTACCGGGTGAGCACCATCGTGATGCGATCACACGAAGCGTCGACGTTCCCCGGCGGGATGATCGCGTCGCTGTCGGTGCCGTGGGGATTCAGCAAGGGCGACGAGGATCTCGGCGGCTATCACCTCGTCTGGCCGCGGGACCTGGTGGAGATCGGCGGGGGACTTCTCGCCGCCGGCGCGAACGCCGAGGTGCGGCGGATCCTCGCATACCTGCAGACCACGCAGGAAGCGGATGGCCACTGGGGCCAGAACATGTGGATCGACGGGACGCCGTACTGGAACGGGATCCAGATGGACGAGACCGCGCTGCCGATCCTCCTCGTCGATCTCGCGCTGCGCGAGGGAGCGATCGGCGATCCCGACCTGGCGCGCTTCTGGCCGATGATCCGCCGGGCCGCCGGGTACATCGTGCGGAACGGTCCGGTGTCGCCGCAGGACCGCTGGGAAGAAGATCCCGGATACTCGCCGTTCACCGTGGCGGTCGAGATCGCGGCACTGCTGGTCGCGGCCGAAGCCGCTGATCGCGCCGGCGAGCCCGATGCCGCGCGCTATCTTCGCGAAACGGCGGACGGCTGGAACGCGTGCATCGATCACTGGATGTACGCCTCGGGCGCCGAGCGCGGGGCGCATTTCGATGTCGACGGCTATTACGTGCGCGTGGCACCAGTCGACGGTGAAGACGGCGATTCGCGACTGCAGTCGAGCATCTCGGTCCGGAACGTCCCCGCGTGCGATGCCGATGTTGCCGCGTGCGATCTCATCTCCTGTGATGCCTTGGCGCTGGTGCGGTTCGGCCTGCGCAAACCCGACGACCCGCGGATTGTCTCGACCCTCCGCCTGATCGATCAGCTCCTCAAGGTCGACACCCCCAGCGGTCCGGCGTGGCGCCGGTACAATGGCGACGGGTACGGCGAGCATGCCGACGGCTCGCCATTCAACGGCACCGGGATCGGCCGGGCATGGCCGCTCCTCACCGGAGAACGCGCGCACTACGAACTCGCGGCCGGGCACACCGCCGAGGCGATGCGTCTCCTCGGGGCGTTCGAATCGTTCGCCAGTGATGGTGGTCTCTTTCCCGAACAGACGTGGGACGCCGCCGATATCCCCGAGCGCGAACTGTACTTCGGGCGCCCCGCAGGTTCGGCGATGCCGCTGGTGTGGGCCCATGCCGAATACGTGAAACTGCGCCGCTCACTTCGCGACGGGACCATCTTCGACCTGCCTCCGCAGACAGTGCAGCGGTACCTCGTCGACGAGACGCCGTCGCACTTCGCCGCGTGGCGCTTTTCGCACAAACTGCATTCGATGACCGCCGGGCAGCTGCTGCGCATCGAGACGACCGCCGCTGCGGTGGTGCACTGGAGCCGCGACGGCTGGGCCACGCACGCCGACACCCCGACCACCGACTCGACCTTCGACATGCAGATCGCCGACCTCGCCACCGGCGATGTCGCCGCCGGCGGAGAGATCGTCTTCACCCTGTACTGGACCGAGGCACGCCGCTGGGAGGGAGTTGATTTCACCGTGACGATCGTGCGCCCCGACTCGGAAGGTCGATGA
- a CDS encoding potassium channel family protein: MHVIVAIAGFALLVATLRDAFETIILPRRVSRKFRLTSFFYRTTWGPWRLGAERFPPKFRENSLSWYGPLSLLVLLSIWAFAIVFAFGMLHWSFGSAIRTDGHAPGFFDDLYLSGTTFFTLGMGDVVPRVAVAKFITVCESGIGFAFLAIIIGYLPVIYQAFSKREIAISMLDARAGSPPCATELLLRQKSDVDHADLARLLAEWERWSAEVLESHLSYPVLAYFRSQHGNQSWLAALTTMLDTSALVMIGFDGWCMRQAQLTFAMARHAVVDLAQVFSAPQPMELAERLDGNQFAKMIEQLGNAGMTFRDRKTGNQLTALRRMYEPYVLALSRHLAIPLPVWIRDEQRPDNWQSAPWKLRPSEDRADDGNEPDHF, translated from the coding sequence ATGCACGTCATCGTCGCAATCGCAGGCTTTGCGCTCCTGGTCGCCACCCTCCGCGATGCCTTTGAAACCATCATTCTCCCGAGGCGTGTCAGCCGGAAGTTCCGGCTCACATCCTTCTTCTACCGGACCACGTGGGGTCCGTGGCGGTTGGGTGCCGAGCGCTTCCCGCCCAAGTTTCGCGAGAATTCCCTCAGCTGGTATGGACCGCTCTCGCTCCTCGTCCTGCTGTCGATCTGGGCCTTCGCCATCGTATTCGCATTCGGGATGCTGCATTGGAGCTTCGGCTCGGCGATCCGCACCGACGGTCACGCGCCGGGGTTCTTCGACGATCTGTACCTGAGCGGCACGACCTTTTTCACCCTCGGCATGGGCGACGTCGTTCCGCGCGTGGCCGTGGCGAAATTCATCACGGTCTGCGAATCGGGGATCGGGTTCGCGTTTCTCGCCATCATCATCGGATATCTCCCGGTGATCTACCAGGCGTTCTCCAAGCGAGAGATCGCCATCTCGATGCTCGATGCGCGCGCCGGCTCCCCGCCGTGCGCCACCGAATTGCTGTTGCGCCAGAAGAGCGACGTCGATCACGCCGATCTCGCCCGACTCCTCGCAGAATGGGAGCGATGGTCGGCCGAAGTGCTCGAGAGCCATCTGTCGTATCCCGTCCTGGCGTACTTCCGGTCGCAGCACGGCAATCAATCGTGGCTCGCTGCCCTCACCACGATGCTCGACACCAGCGCGCTGGTGATGATCGGCTTCGATGGCTGGTGCATGCGGCAGGCACAACTCACCTTCGCGATGGCGCGGCATGCGGTCGTCGACCTGGCGCAGGTCTTCTCGGCGCCGCAACCGATGGAACTCGCCGAGCGCCTCGACGGGAACCAGTTTGCCAAGATGATCGAGCAGCTCGGCAATGCGGGGATGACATTTCGCGATCGGAAGACCGGTAATCAGCTGACGGCGCTGCGGCGGATGTATGAACCATATGTCCTGGCCCTGTCGCGGCACCTGGCGATTCCGCTCCCGGTCTGGATCCGCGACGAGCAGCGCCCGGACAACTGGCAGTCGGCGCCATGGAAGCTTCGGCCCTCCGAAGATCGCGCCGACGACGGAAACGAGCCCGACCACTTCTAG
- a CDS encoding fused MFS/spermidine synthase, which translates to MTVSSSRSTRLLPLLLMLFIGSGCAALIYEVVWFQMLSLIVGSSAISIGVLLGTFMGGMCIGSLLLHRYMPREEHPLRVYALLELVIAVCGVAILFGLPYAGGLYIAIGGAGFTGLLVKGFFCALCLLVPTICMGATLPAVARWIETTPSGVAWLGFFYGGNIFGAVCGCLLAGFDLLSKHDVMYATFVAAGINLVVAAIGLILSRITPFENASVPATAGTANDSWLADGWPVYLAIALSGMTALGAEVLWTRLLSLLLGATVYTFSLIIAAILIGLGIGSAVGSSIGRTSPNPRRALGICQALLMIAIALGAYSAVNVLPYWPVNPILSSRPTALFEIDFVRCLWVVTPAALLWGASFPLALAAVVRGTEDPARLVGRVYAANTVGGIVGSVLTALVLLPWKGTQWGQRTLIALAGIAALLLLVLPARAVGERATITRNGIAVAVLLAVMLIGGAALVDRPSGLLIGYGRLSAVWLGNTGEFIYTGEGMNSSMAVSRLQNGVLNYHNAGKVQASSEPQDMRLQRMLGHLTTLIPAHARNVLVIGCGAGVTAGAVSISPDVESETIAEIEPLVPKVVSKFFGAHNYNVVDNPKVHVQIDDARHFLLTTNQKFDAITSDPFDPWVKGAATLYSREFFEIAKKHLNPGGVVTIFVQLYESGEPAVKSEMATFFEAFPNAIVWGNTNNGAGYDMVLMGQVEPSRINLDSIDARLSNPRYAQVAQSLREIGFNSWVDLFATYAGRAQDLGPYLKDAQVNRDRNLRLEYLAGLGVNVYAQDEIYRNILQYRRYPEGLFVGSPEHIAALAAAGTTGQ; encoded by the coding sequence ATGACCGTGTCCTCATCGCGCTCCACCCGGCTCCTTCCGCTCCTCCTGATGCTCTTCATCGGAAGCGGGTGCGCTGCGCTGATCTACGAAGTCGTCTGGTTCCAGATGCTGTCGCTGATCGTCGGTTCGTCGGCGATTTCGATCGGCGTGCTCCTCGGCACCTTCATGGGTGGGATGTGCATCGGGTCGCTGCTGCTGCATCGCTACATGCCGCGCGAGGAACATCCCCTGCGCGTCTACGCGCTGCTCGAGCTGGTCATCGCCGTCTGCGGCGTCGCGATCCTCTTCGGCCTGCCGTACGCGGGCGGCTTGTACATCGCCATCGGCGGCGCCGGATTCACCGGGCTGCTGGTCAAGGGATTCTTCTGCGCCCTCTGCCTCCTGGTGCCGACGATCTGCATGGGCGCCACTCTTCCGGCCGTGGCCCGCTGGATCGAGACGACGCCGAGTGGTGTGGCGTGGCTCGGATTCTTCTACGGCGGCAACATCTTCGGCGCGGTCTGCGGCTGCCTCCTCGCAGGCTTCGATCTCCTGAGCAAGCACGACGTGATGTACGCCACGTTCGTCGCCGCGGGGATCAACCTCGTCGTGGCGGCGATCGGATTGATCCTCTCACGCATCACACCGTTCGAGAACGCAAGTGTACCGGCGACCGCAGGTACTGCCAACGATTCGTGGCTCGCCGACGGGTGGCCGGTCTATCTCGCCATCGCCCTCTCCGGAATGACGGCGCTCGGCGCTGAAGTCCTCTGGACGCGCCTTCTGTCGCTCCTCCTCGGCGCAACGGTCTACACCTTCTCGCTGATCATCGCCGCGATCCTCATCGGACTGGGCATCGGATCGGCCGTCGGCTCCTCGATCGGCAGAACGTCGCCCAATCCGCGGCGCGCCCTCGGTATCTGTCAGGCGCTGCTGATGATCGCCATCGCCCTCGGCGCGTATTCCGCGGTGAATGTCCTCCCCTACTGGCCGGTCAATCCGATCCTCTCGAGCCGCCCGACCGCGCTCTTCGAGATCGACTTCGTCCGCTGCCTCTGGGTCGTGACCCCCGCGGCACTCCTCTGGGGCGCATCGTTCCCGCTGGCGCTCGCGGCGGTGGTGCGCGGCACGGAAGATCCTGCGCGCCTCGTTGGCCGGGTGTACGCGGCGAATACCGTGGGCGGCATCGTCGGCTCCGTGCTGACAGCACTGGTGCTGCTGCCGTGGAAGGGAACGCAGTGGGGACAGCGGACGCTGATCGCGCTCGCGGGAATAGCAGCACTGTTGCTCCTGGTCCTCCCGGCCCGCGCTGTGGGCGAGCGCGCGACGATCACGAGGAACGGGATCGCCGTCGCGGTACTCCTCGCGGTGATGCTGATCGGCGGCGCGGCACTTGTCGACCGCCCGTCGGGACTGCTGATCGGATACGGGCGACTCTCGGCTGTGTGGCTCGGCAACACCGGAGAATTCATCTACACCGGCGAGGGAATGAACTCGTCGATGGCGGTGTCGCGGCTCCAGAACGGGGTGCTCAACTATCACAACGCCGGCAAGGTGCAGGCATCGAGCGAACCGCAGGACATGCGGCTGCAGCGGATGCTCGGCCATCTCACGACGCTGATCCCGGCGCACGCGCGGAACGTCCTCGTGATCGGCTGCGGTGCCGGCGTGACCGCCGGTGCGGTGAGCATCTCTCCCGACGTGGAAAGCGAGACGATCGCGGAGATCGAACCGCTGGTGCCGAAGGTGGTGTCGAAGTTCTTCGGCGCGCACAACTACAATGTCGTCGACAACCCGAAGGTCCACGTCCAGATCGACGACGCACGCCATTTCCTGCTGACCACCAACCAGAAGTTCGACGCCATCACCTCCGATCCGTTTGATCCCTGGGTCAAGGGCGCCGCAACGCTCTACAGCCGTGAATTTTTCGAGATCGCCAAGAAGCATCTCAATCCCGGCGGCGTCGTCACGATCTTCGTGCAGCTGTACGAAAGCGGCGAGCCTGCGGTCAAGAGTGAAATGGCGACATTCTTCGAGGCGTTCCCCAACGCGATCGTCTGGGGAAATACCAACAATGGCGCGGGATACGACATGGTACTGATGGGGCAGGTCGAGCCGTCCCGCATCAATCTCGATTCGATCGATGCGCGCCTCTCCAATCCGCGCTACGCCCAGGTCGCGCAGTCGCTCCGCGAGATCGGATTCAACTCGTGGGTCGACCTCTTTGCCACGTATGCCGGTCGGGCGCAGGATCTTGGTCCCTACCTCAAGGACGCGCAGGTCAACCGCGATCGCAATCTTCGGCTCGAGTATCTCGCCGGTCTCGGCGTCAACGTCTACGCGCAGGACGAGATCTATCGCAACATCCTGCAGTACCGCCGGTATCCCGAGGGTTTGTTCGTCGGGTCACCCGAACACATCGCGGCGCTCGCTGCCGCCGGGACGACCGGGCAATGA
- a CDS encoding ROK family protein, whose translation MIPDHPTVLVIDVGGTHVKLLATGQRTPTKLDSGPTLTARQMVAAVRAATKEWSYDVISIGYPGPVVNGRASADPHNLGPGWTGFDFERAFKHPTHLINDAAMQALGGYRGGRMLFLGLGTGLGSALVVEGHLQPLELAHLPYRKERTFEDYLGDEYLRRKGAHQWRRFVFDVVARLTVAMQAHYVLIGGGNARHLARHRAQLPEGTILGGNADAFRGGMRLWKPAHQRIPRPARTR comes from the coding sequence ATGATTCCTGATCATCCGACGGTCCTCGTCATCGACGTAGGCGGAACCCACGTCAAGCTCCTGGCAACGGGGCAGCGCACACCCACCAAGCTCGATTCGGGGCCGACGCTCACGGCGCGGCAGATGGTTGCCGCGGTGCGAGCGGCAACGAAGGAGTGGAGTTACGACGTCATCTCGATCGGCTACCCCGGTCCGGTCGTCAACGGACGGGCGAGCGCCGACCCGCACAATCTCGGACCTGGATGGACCGGCTTTGATTTCGAGCGCGCCTTCAAGCACCCGACCCACCTGATCAACGACGCTGCGATGCAGGCCCTCGGCGGCTATCGCGGCGGCCGGATGCTCTTCCTTGGCCTCGGCACCGGGCTCGGATCGGCGCTGGTCGTCGAGGGGCACCTCCAGCCGCTGGAGCTGGCGCACCTCCCCTACCGGAAAGAGCGCACCTTCGAAGACTACCTCGGCGACGAGTACCTCCGGCGCAAGGGCGCGCACCAGTGGCGCCGGTTCGTCTTCGACGTCGTGGCCCGCCTCACCGTGGCGATGCAGGCCCACTACGTGCTGATCGGCGGCGGCAACGCCCGCCATCTCGCCCGCCATCGGGCCCAGCTCCCCGAGGGGACGATCCTGGGCGGAAACGCCGACGCCTTCCGCGGGGGGATGCGGCTCTGGAAGCCGGCCCATCAACGGATTCCCCGGCCAGCCAGGACGCGGTAG
- a CDS encoding prolyl oligopeptidase family serine peptidase — MFRAFRVSSAIISAALVTSAAPALIAQAHPTVAQFLSSQEAMEVRSARHADRIAWVTYDRGMRNVYSAVGPAFRPVRLTSFLKDDGTDLTDVAISDDGSTIVFVRGSDPNRAGWIADPTHDPNGAERAIWAVRPGAGVPFRVAVGSNPQLSPDGRYVLFSRDSQIYRARVSPAPATTRMDTAGTAFIREWGRQTDPVWSPDGSKIAFVSQRQNHSLVGVYDGRTRTVSFLAPSVDFDASPAWSPDGKEIAFVRRPGTPFGRQTQSGGGGVGFPAGVAANPQGVPGGRGNGGGGGGGGRGGRGGVGGDSGTARQPPGLFVAKFRGGSTLELLVADVATGQAREVWHNAPNERVFTAINGLHWENDHLVFPLSPQNEEWDRYYSISINNPPPSPVVLTTTNGLIEDATSATFSRDGTTLFYCTNANDIERRHIWAVPVDGSSPPRQVSSGDGIETYPAALASGKTIAVIYADARRPASIATVPVAGGIPKVITSLPTDFPLASEVVPQVVTYKAPDGLEIHADLFLPADLKSGERRPTMVFVHGGPQRQMMPGYHYFQFYHWAYAVNQWLASQGYVVLSINYRLGIGYGRTFRRAQNTEARGNAEYQDVLAGAKYLQTRDDVDPKRIGIWGLSYGGLLTSQALARNSDIFIAGADLAGVHLYGNTLDTAALSYRSSAISQIDHWRSPVFLEQGDDDRNVDFAQMVGLVQLLRAHDIYYDLTVIPDDVHESLLHSRWLDIFSRMGDFLHRFVWNAEPAPHVAEEK, encoded by the coding sequence ATGTTCCGCGCGTTCCGCGTCTCCAGCGCGATCATCAGCGCCGCTCTCGTCACGTCGGCGGCCCCCGCACTGATCGCCCAGGCTCATCCCACCGTTGCCCAGTTTCTGTCGTCGCAGGAGGCGATGGAGGTCCGCTCCGCGCGACACGCGGATCGCATCGCGTGGGTGACCTACGATCGCGGGATGCGGAATGTCTACAGCGCGGTCGGCCCGGCGTTCCGGCCGGTGCGGCTCACATCGTTTCTCAAGGACGACGGGACCGACCTGACCGACGTCGCGATCTCCGATGATGGATCGACCATCGTCTTCGTGCGCGGCTCCGATCCGAATCGCGCCGGATGGATCGCCGATCCGACCCACGACCCCAACGGCGCCGAGCGGGCGATCTGGGCGGTTCGGCCCGGTGCAGGAGTTCCCTTCCGTGTCGCGGTGGGCAGCAATCCGCAGCTCTCGCCCGACGGGCGATACGTCCTCTTCTCGCGCGACTCCCAGATCTACCGCGCTCGCGTCTCGCCGGCACCGGCAACGACGCGGATGGATACTGCGGGGACGGCATTCATTCGTGAATGGGGTCGTCAGACGGACCCCGTCTGGTCGCCCGACGGCAGCAAGATCGCCTTCGTGAGCCAGCGCCAGAATCATTCACTGGTTGGCGTCTACGACGGTCGCACCCGGACCGTCTCGTTCCTCGCGCCGAGCGTCGATTTCGATGCCTCACCGGCGTGGTCACCCGATGGAAAAGAGATCGCCTTCGTCCGCCGGCCCGGCACACCATTCGGGCGGCAGACGCAGTCGGGCGGTGGCGGCGTCGGCTTCCCCGCCGGAGTTGCCGCGAATCCACAGGGCGTCCCGGGCGGGCGTGGTAACGGCGGTGGTGGCGGAGGCGGCGGTCGTGGCGGACGAGGCGGCGTCGGCGGTGACAGCGGTACCGCGCGACAGCCCCCCGGACTCTTCGTCGCGAAGTTCCGCGGCGGATCCACGCTGGAACTGCTCGTCGCGGACGTCGCCACCGGCCAGGCTCGTGAAGTGTGGCACAACGCCCCGAACGAGCGCGTCTTCACCGCGATCAACGGTCTGCATTGGGAGAACGATCATCTCGTCTTCCCGCTCTCGCCGCAGAACGAGGAATGGGATCGTTACTACTCGATCTCCATCAACAATCCACCACCCTCTCCGGTGGTCCTCACCACCACCAACGGCCTGATCGAAGACGCCACGTCCGCGACCTTCTCGCGCGACGGCACGACGCTCTTCTACTGCACCAACGCCAACGACATCGAACGGCGGCATATCTGGGCGGTTCCGGTCGATGGGAGCTCACCGCCGCGCCAGGTTTCCAGCGGCGACGGTATCGAGACCTATCCTGCGGCGCTTGCTTCCGGAAAGACCATCGCCGTGATCTACGCCGACGCCAGGCGCCCCGCGTCGATCGCGACGGTGCCGGTCGCGGGCGGAATTCCCAAGGTGATCACTTCGCTGCCAACCGACTTCCCGCTCGCGAGCGAAGTGGTGCCGCAAGTCGTCACGTACAAGGCGCCCGACGGACTGGAAATTCACGCCGACCTTTTCCTGCCGGCTGATCTCAAGAGCGGGGAGCGGCGTCCCACCATGGTGTTCGTGCACGGCGGACCGCAGCGCCAGATGATGCCCGGGTACCACTACTTCCAGTTCTACCACTGGGCCTATGCGGTGAATCAGTGGCTTGCATCGCAGGGTTACGTCGTCCTGTCGATCAACTACCGCCTCGGCATCGGCTACGGTCGTACCTTCCGTCGCGCGCAGAACACCGAAGCGCGCGGCAACGCCGAATATCAGGATGTGCTCGCCGGCGCCAAGTACCTGCAGACCCGCGACGACGTCGACCCGAAGCGGATCGGGATCTGGGGATTGTCGTACGGTGGTCTGCTCACGTCGCAGGCGCTCGCCCGCAATTCCGACATCTTCATCGCCGGCGCCGATCTGGCCGGGGTGCATCTCTACGGCAACACGCTCGACACCGCGGCACTGTCATACCGCTCATCGGCGATCTCGCAGATCGATCACTGGAGGTCTCCGGTCTTTCTCGAGCAGGGCGACGACGACCGCAATGTCGACTTCGCGCAGATGGTGGGGCTGGTGCAGCTCCTGCGTGCCCACGACATCTACTACGATCTCACCGTCATTCCCGACGATGTCCACGAATCGCTGCTGCATTCGCGCTGGCTCGACATCTTCTCGCGGATGGGCGACTTCCTGCATCGTTTCGTCTGGAATGCCGAACCGGCGCCGCACGTCGCCGAAGAGAAGTAG